A single genomic interval of Helianthus annuus cultivar XRQ/B chromosome 6, HanXRQr2.0-SUNRISE, whole genome shotgun sequence harbors:
- the LOC118479552 gene encoding F-box/LRR-repeat/kelch-repeat protein At2g27520-like → MEKFGFQVIVDEIFTRLSAEDIGRFKCLSKNFKRELSSHGFQMMHALRGGDSVQKKLLSFKDTSIVVDDVVAGNLDVVRSKTLSFPNNIHPSFLRILSSFNGLLLVCNEGICCQLILWNPTTRRYKVLSNDYFNYNHDRNFDTGGIYFDQFNDLKVLNIRCYRNVTVARVYSRRCESWRTINFGSVNNYDSSGYSWSTGVYADKTIYFMVSNYWYPLGERNIVAFDVLSETFRMLRFPDSVVVNPCQGHFLTIAKTLHLIVIGKSAELTADLLRYEEKGWMKVFVFNNPRVVDYVDRRQRTNIIEDNKWLITSIWGDMIEVDLSNEFLKYLQHFLYN, encoded by the exons ATGGAAAAATTTGGGTTTCAAGTGATTGttgacgagattttcacaaggctctctgcAGAAGATATTGGCCGTTTCAAATGTCTTTCCAAGAATTTTAAAAGGGAATTGTCAAGTCATGGATTTCAGATGATGCATGCTCTCCGAGGTGGAGATTCAGTACAAAAGAAACTACTCTCCTTTAAAGACACGTCAATTGTCGTTGACGACGTAGTTGCTGGTAATTTGGATGTTGTTAGAAGcaaaaccttaagttttcctAACAATATCCACCCTAGCTTCTTACGTATTCTATCGTCATTTAATGGTTTGTTGTTAGTTTGCAATGAAGGGATTTGCTGTCAGCtgattctttggaatccaactacCAGGCGCTATAAGGTTTTGTCTAATGACTACTTCAATTACAATCATGATCGAAACTTTGATACTGGTGGAATTTATTTTGAtcagttcaatgatctgaaagtgctgaacatcagatgttaccgtaatGTAACTGTTGCTCGTGTTTACTCACGACGTTGTGAGTCATGGAGAACAATAAATTTTGGTAGCGTAAACAATTATGATTCAAGTGGTTATTCATGGTCTACAGGAGTTTATgctgataaaaccatatattttatggtttcaaattattggtatccacTAGGTGAGAGGAACATCGTTGCTTTTGACGTTCTGAGTGAGACTTTTAGAATGCTTCGTTTTCCAGATAGTGTTGTAGTTAatccttgccaagggcattttttgacAATCGCAAAGACGCTGCATTTGATTGTTATTGGAAAGTCTGCTGAGCTAACTGCTGATTTACTCAGATATGAAGAAAAAGGCTGGATGAAggtgtttgttttcaataatcctCGTGTAGTTGATTATGTAGATAGGCGCCAAAGGACTAATATAATTGAAGACAACAAGTGGCTGATAACAAGCATCTGGGGGGATATGATTGAAGTTGATCTGAGCAACGAATTtctgaaatacctccaacat tttttatataattag